In one window of Zhongshania aliphaticivorans DNA:
- a CDS encoding DUF4345 family protein, whose amino-acid sequence MLIFLIYLMLSWFGIGAWLLYDPAALSSYAGVAALNATGEAELRAMYGGMELAIAAAVLFAILRPSWRCHVLFLNGVVAGGIGAGRLIGLVLAGDVSIYSLSALGFEISTVVICLLLARQLQRSGEQDNG is encoded by the coding sequence ATGCTGATATTTTTGATTTATTTAATGTTGAGCTGGTTTGGGATTGGGGCTTGGTTGCTTTACGACCCTGCTGCGTTGTCGTCATATGCTGGAGTGGCAGCATTAAATGCAACAGGAGAGGCAGAATTGCGGGCAATGTACGGTGGCATGGAGCTGGCCATTGCTGCCGCGGTACTATTTGCGATATTGCGACCATCATGGCGCTGTCATGTTCTGTTTTTAAATGGGGTGGTTGCCGGCGGAATCGGTGCTGGCCGGCTTATTGGTTTGGTGTTGGCTGGGGATGTCTCTATCTATAGTTTGTCCGCACTGGGCTTCGAAATCAGTACAGTAGTGATATGCTTGCTGCTGGCTCGCCAGTTACAGCGAAGCGGAGAACAAGACAATGGATGA
- a CDS encoding DUF4126 domain-containing protein yields MDEYQQLIAVISLTMGVAWASGLNLYAAILVLGFGGSTGNIELPENLQIVQDPAVMLAAGLMYAVEFFADKVPGVDTGWDALHTFIRIPAGALLAANTVGDVSPALQLAAGIVGGSVTSVTHAAKASTRVLINTSPEPVSNWLASFTEDVAVFGGLWVALNHPVLFLIGFVAFLFLLIWLLPKLWRGLARIFRKIGQWLGLVDETREALDVGGGGILPADTLLTAGYAPPRRDEKTLVEALQELEAMHKSGALSDAEFEQAKASVIAGK; encoded by the coding sequence ATGGATGAGTACCAGCAACTAATCGCGGTGATATCTCTGACGATGGGGGTGGCGTGGGCAAGTGGGCTTAACCTGTATGCGGCGATTTTAGTTTTAGGTTTTGGCGGTTCTACAGGTAACATTGAATTGCCTGAAAATTTACAGATTGTGCAGGATCCGGCGGTGATGTTGGCGGCTGGGTTAATGTACGCCGTGGAGTTTTTTGCCGATAAGGTTCCCGGTGTGGATACCGGCTGGGATGCGCTTCACACGTTTATCCGCATTCCTGCCGGCGCGCTGCTTGCCGCTAATACTGTGGGTGATGTGAGTCCCGCGTTGCAACTTGCGGCGGGTATTGTGGGGGGCTCGGTCACCTCGGTAACGCATGCCGCAAAAGCCAGTACGCGAGTGTTAATTAATACTTCACCGGAGCCGGTCAGCAATTGGCTGGCGTCGTTTACTGAAGATGTGGCGGTATTTGGTGGTTTGTGGGTAGCTTTAAATCATCCGGTGTTATTCTTAATCGGCTTTGTTGCTTTTCTGTTTTTGTTGATTTGGCTGCTTCCCAAATTGTGGCGAGGACTTGCGCGAATTTTTAGAAAAATTGGCCAATGGTTGGGCTTGGTGGACGAAACCCGCGAAGCGCTAGATGTTGGCGGTGGTGGAATACTGCCGGCTGATACGCTACTTACGGCTGGGTATGCGCCACCTCGACGTGATGAGAAAACCTTGGTAGAAGCTTTGCAGGAGCTGGAGGCAATGCATAAGTCTGGTGCGCTTAGCGATGCTGAGTTTGAGCAGGCCAAAGCCTCTGTGATTGCTGGTAAGTAA
- a CDS encoding OmpA family protein, with protein sequence MMEQKHNRVFAVILVFTAIFVCMPVQAGLLKNILTQTGLLDVVTPVTSAVGIDLDDTVTALDGVVSEVLGGVGDGVLDGGIAELSLTDQESTDLLAMDIPVVSVVDNIVDAVFTPTSPADDQPALIPLVNLDPVFVVGQIQSQPYQCTDADRDGVCDQDDQCLETPPGKKVLANGCYLDGPRGLTLEGVWFANDSHQLNPAAQEILTTVADMIKQSSATLIEVGGYTDNAGDAEYNLQLSVSRAASVRDYLVQLGIARSRLQVKGYGEASPRADNSRAEGRAMNRRVELKVIERQTF encoded by the coding sequence ATGATGGAACAAAAACATAATCGCGTATTTGCGGTGATATTGGTATTTACTGCAATTTTTGTGTGTATGCCCGTTCAGGCTGGATTGCTGAAAAATATACTGACTCAAACAGGTCTTCTTGACGTTGTAACGCCAGTAACATCGGCGGTGGGTATTGATTTGGATGACACCGTCACTGCACTTGATGGTGTTGTTAGTGAAGTATTGGGTGGTGTTGGCGATGGCGTGCTCGACGGTGGTATCGCTGAGTTGAGCTTGACCGACCAGGAATCAACCGATTTATTAGCCATGGATATACCCGTGGTCTCGGTAGTGGATAATATTGTGGACGCCGTGTTTACCCCGACCTCACCGGCCGATGATCAGCCCGCCCTGATACCTCTGGTTAACCTTGACCCGGTGTTTGTTGTTGGCCAAATACAATCTCAGCCGTATCAGTGCACAGATGCTGATCGCGACGGTGTTTGTGATCAGGACGATCAGTGTTTGGAGACGCCCCCAGGGAAAAAAGTATTGGCTAATGGCTGTTATCTAGATGGCCCACGGGGCCTGACCTTGGAAGGCGTCTGGTTTGCGAATGATAGCCATCAACTAAACCCTGCGGCACAAGAAATTCTCACCACTGTTGCCGACATGATTAAGCAATCCTCGGCGACTCTCATTGAGGTTGGAGGTTACACCGATAATGCCGGCGATGCTGAGTATAACTTGCAGTTGTCGGTGTCGAGGGCAGCGTCAGTACGGGATTATTTGGTTCAGCTCGGTATCGCAAGATCAAGATTACAAGTTAAGGGTTACGGTGAAGCCTCACCGAGAGCAGATAATAGCCGTGCCGAAGGTCGTGCAATGAATCGGCGTGTGGAATTGAAAGTGATAGAGCGTCAGACGTTCTGA
- a CDS encoding ShlB/FhaC/HecB family hemolysin secretion/activation protein, whose amino-acid sequence MAIDLPPVMPPQLATHTQIEAATLENAEAITAVVAGITMRVVGNKYLSPAQITSILAAADTPSAAITSLTRRYYNAGYLLVGISYFRIDDTVTVLVNQASVKGIRGDKAITAHFQGLVGDDDLSLAEFDRARVLADLQAKRAGLAYSIAYEQHYDDQVILDFREVPLTDHDATDVVLEMNNKGSRFLGRYFGVAGVRHRFASGTEASLAYKTIFEEFGEAGDGDGYQQVDFSVEHPFTFGLYGVDLTHIEYQRQPQVATNAGGGFCLPPLIACTPSGTSAINLDAEIDIATLSGEQVLYSNPVRRWSIFERLEYVNSEIQSDLQAQPLLDESYQTLELGTKFSSRGALADSPSYFKAQLSIRGGVGDGGSLESDSSDGVGVGQRSADFIMLRPKLGYKYALSPSYELSLSLDAQFTDDTQLPQQQQYVLGGMNSLSAYLPGVLIGDNGYFVHAAITAKHRVFGLPLELIAFAEYGASSFNGVSGELGSDQSVADAGLRLSVELGAGFETELVAAVSVMDDVVDKAYIETLESDFFWRLRWTF is encoded by the coding sequence ATGGCAATTGATCTGCCACCGGTAATGCCACCGCAGCTAGCGACTCATACCCAAATAGAAGCTGCGACCTTGGAAAATGCAGAGGCGATTACCGCCGTGGTAGCGGGTATTACCATGCGCGTAGTGGGGAATAAATATTTATCACCGGCGCAAATTACATCAATTTTGGCCGCGGCAGACACGCCGTCAGCGGCGATAACATCCCTAACACGACGATATTATAATGCCGGTTATTTATTGGTTGGCATTAGCTATTTTCGCATTGATGATACCGTAACCGTTCTCGTGAATCAGGCAAGCGTAAAGGGAATTCGAGGTGATAAAGCGATCACAGCGCATTTTCAGGGGCTTGTGGGTGATGATGATTTAAGTTTGGCTGAGTTTGATCGTGCTAGGGTGTTGGCAGATCTCCAGGCTAAGCGGGCCGGTCTAGCGTATAGCATTGCCTATGAGCAGCACTACGATGATCAAGTCATCCTCGACTTTAGAGAGGTTCCGCTTACGGATCATGACGCTACCGATGTAGTGCTGGAAATGAACAATAAAGGCAGTCGGTTTTTGGGGCGGTATTTTGGTGTGGCTGGTGTGCGGCATCGTTTTGCATCCGGTACAGAGGCGAGCCTTGCTTATAAAACCATATTTGAAGAATTTGGTGAGGCTGGTGATGGCGACGGTTACCAACAAGTTGATTTTAGTGTTGAGCACCCGTTTACCTTTGGTTTATATGGTGTGGACCTTACCCATATTGAGTATCAGCGCCAGCCTCAGGTTGCGACCAATGCCGGGGGAGGATTTTGCTTGCCACCGTTAATCGCCTGTACGCCCTCAGGTACTTCGGCGATTAATTTAGATGCAGAAATTGATATTGCCACCTTATCAGGTGAGCAAGTGCTCTATAGCAACCCTGTGCGGCGCTGGTCGATTTTTGAGCGCCTTGAGTATGTAAACTCAGAGATTCAGTCGGACTTACAGGCACAACCCTTATTAGATGAGTCGTATCAAACTCTAGAGCTCGGTACGAAATTTTCATCGCGTGGCGCATTGGCTGACTCACCTTCTTACTTTAAAGCCCAGTTATCAATACGGGGCGGGGTTGGCGATGGCGGTAGTTTAGAATCAGATAGTAGTGACGGTGTTGGCGTGGGGCAGCGTTCTGCTGATTTTATAATGCTGCGTCCCAAGCTAGGCTATAAATATGCATTAAGTCCCAGTTACGAATTGTCCTTGAGTTTAGACGCTCAGTTTACAGACGATACCCAATTGCCTCAGCAGCAGCAGTATGTCTTGGGGGGCATGAATAGCCTCAGTGCGTATTTGCCGGGGGTATTGATTGGTGATAATGGTTATTTTGTTCACGCTGCCATCACTGCCAAGCACCGTGTTTTTGGGCTGCCATTAGAGTTGATAGCTTTTGCTGAATATGGTGCCAGCAGTTTCAATGGTGTGTCTGGAGAGCTAGGTTCGGATCAGTCTGTGGCTGATGCCGGTCTTCGTTTAAGTGTTGAGCTCGGTGCTGGTTTCGAAACTGAGCTCGTTGCGGCGGTGTCCGTTATGGATGATGTCGTTGACAAGGCGTATATCGAGACCTTAGAGAGTGATTTCTTCTGGCGGTTGCGTTGGACGTTTTAA
- a CDS encoding MarR family winged helix-turn-helix transcriptional regulator: MSDKRISIASLRLRQKSNWPSMYEATHPAVLRILRASDIFMGQTAQSLKHLQLSHAEFDALATIRAQPAPYQISPTELCKTLLISSGGLTKLLYRLEAAGYITRPPSSEDRRSLLVQLSPKGKEIIESLVGPTKTLHTERLRNLTSEEQQQLDNLLDKVLADYES, encoded by the coding sequence ATGAGCGATAAACGCATCTCTATTGCCAGCCTACGTTTACGTCAAAAAAGCAATTGGCCAAGTATGTATGAAGCCACACATCCCGCCGTTCTTAGAATACTTCGCGCAAGCGATATTTTTATGGGGCAAACCGCACAGAGCTTAAAACATCTCCAGCTATCTCACGCCGAATTTGACGCACTTGCCACCATTCGCGCTCAGCCGGCACCTTACCAAATTTCCCCTACGGAATTATGTAAAACCTTGCTCATCAGCTCTGGAGGACTAACCAAACTGTTATATCGGCTAGAGGCGGCAGGCTATATTACCCGTCCACCAAGCTCAGAGGACAGGCGTAGCTTACTAGTTCAGCTCAGCCCTAAAGGAAAAGAAATCATTGAATCACTCGTCGGCCCAACCAAAACACTGCACACTGAGCGCCTGCGCAACTTAACGAGTGAAGAACAGCAACAACTCGATAATTTATTGGACAAAGTACTGGCCGATTACGAAAGCTAA
- a CDS encoding multidrug effflux MFS transporter → MISSMPPLRVILALALIFALSPLAIDMYLPTIPAIAGELAVPVQDIAVTVSLYILGLSFGQFFGGPISDYIGRQPVLYIGLGIFAAASLAIASTDVLHVFWVARFLQALGGGFASVVVPAIIRDHTEGQATAKLFSQIMLITIIAPAVAPSIGTFLYSVSGWRMVFFVLAGYTLLVFLMALLFVPRSSKSLATSMAPAQEGLVARYRFVLSNRVAMRYLVSQGLAFSVMVTFLANAALIYIDHYGVTETQFSMLFAANIVTLAVANRVNNYFLNRVPAARILPKAMVLQCFATAALLISSGFMPPLWIAVPLIMASVGALGGVMGNSQASALQFFPHHSGIASALLGSAQYLIAGLVSVVSTLFLSEKMWPMTITMFVAAAIALWVVPKPPKDAFAELADAAK, encoded by the coding sequence ATGATTTCCTCAATGCCGCCCTTACGCGTAATTCTTGCATTGGCGTTGATTTTTGCGTTATCGCCATTGGCGATTGATATGTACCTACCAACCATTCCTGCTATTGCGGGCGAATTGGCTGTGCCGGTGCAAGATATAGCGGTGACAGTAAGTTTGTATATTTTGGGTCTGAGTTTTGGCCAGTTTTTCGGTGGTCCAATTAGTGACTATATTGGCCGACAGCCAGTTTTATATATTGGTTTAGGGATTTTTGCCGCCGCGAGTTTGGCCATTGCTTCCACTGATGTGTTGCACGTTTTTTGGGTGGCTCGGTTTTTACAGGCTTTGGGCGGTGGTTTTGCATCGGTAGTGGTCCCTGCCATTATTCGTGATCACACTGAGGGGCAGGCAACCGCAAAGCTGTTTTCGCAAATTATGTTAATTACCATTATTGCGCCTGCAGTTGCCCCAAGCATTGGCACTTTTTTGTACAGTGTAAGTGGCTGGCGCATGGTGTTCTTTGTTTTAGCTGGGTATACGCTATTAGTATTTCTCATGGCCTTACTGTTTGTTCCACGATCATCAAAGAGCTTGGCGACGTCGATGGCGCCTGCTCAAGAAGGCTTGGTGGCACGCTATCGTTTTGTGTTAAGTAACCGTGTGGCGATGCGTTATTTGGTGTCTCAGGGTTTAGCTTTTAGTGTCATGGTGACATTTCTAGCTAATGCAGCGCTGATTTATATTGATCACTACGGCGTAACGGAAACCCAGTTTTCCATGTTGTTTGCCGCCAACATCGTGACTTTAGCGGTTGCAAACCGAGTGAATAATTATTTCTTAAATAGGGTTCCCGCAGCTCGAATATTACCTAAGGCGATGGTGCTGCAATGTTTTGCTACTGCGGCGTTGCTGATAAGTAGTGGGTTTATGCCGCCCTTGTGGATTGCGGTGCCGCTGATTATGGCCAGTGTCGGGGCGTTGGGCGGTGTTATGGGTAATTCACAGGCAAGTGCCTTACAGTTTTTTCCGCATCACAGCGGTATTGCTTCGGCATTATTAGGTAGTGCTCAATATCTTATTGCCGGTTTAGTTAGTGTGGTGTCTACATTGTTTTTGAGTGAAAAAATGTGGCCGATGACAATTACGATGTTTGTTGCCGCCGCGATTGCGTTATGGGTGGTGCCCAAACCGCCAAAGGACGCTTTTGCTGAGCTGGCAGATGCGGCTAAGTAA
- a CDS encoding LysR family transcriptional regulator gives MHYTLRQLEVFLAAAHTENITRAAEQLSMSQSAASSALKDLEQQFSIQLFDRIGKRLQINELGRALRPQAQALLDQAIALEQGFRRHDQVGELNIGATLTIGNYLAVDIMAEFINRYPAAKVQLNVANTATISQQVLNFDLDIGLIEGELHHPDLDVTRWREDEMQIFCSANHPLANKTQLSDADLLGAQWILREAGSGTRQAFDRAVNELLPELNIRLELQHTEAIKRAVETGLGIGCLSTLSLQTAFESGRLVPLTAPNRDFKRYFYFILHRQKYRSEGILRWLELCEQS, from the coding sequence ATGCACTACACTCTACGCCAACTCGAAGTTTTTCTTGCCGCCGCTCACACAGAAAACATCACCCGCGCCGCAGAACAACTCTCTATGTCACAGTCAGCCGCCTCAAGCGCGCTTAAAGACCTTGAGCAACAGTTCTCAATACAGCTCTTTGATCGCATTGGTAAACGCTTACAAATTAACGAACTCGGCCGCGCCCTGCGCCCACAAGCACAGGCCTTACTCGATCAGGCTATTGCCCTCGAACAGGGTTTCCGTCGCCACGACCAAGTGGGTGAGCTTAATATTGGCGCCACCCTAACCATTGGCAACTACCTTGCTGTTGATATTATGGCGGAGTTCATCAATCGCTACCCCGCGGCAAAAGTGCAGTTAAATGTTGCCAATACCGCAACTATCAGCCAACAAGTTTTAAACTTCGACTTGGATATTGGTCTTATTGAAGGTGAATTACACCATCCAGATCTGGACGTAACACGCTGGCGAGAAGATGAAATGCAGATATTTTGCAGTGCAAACCATCCACTCGCCAACAAAACCCAGCTCAGCGATGCAGACTTACTCGGCGCACAGTGGATTTTACGAGAAGCTGGCTCGGGAACTCGGCAAGCGTTTGATCGAGCAGTAAACGAACTCCTGCCAGAATTAAACATCCGCCTAGAGTTACAGCATACCGAGGCAATAAAACGCGCAGTTGAAACGGGGCTGGGAATTGGCTGCCTATCAACACTATCCTTACAAACCGCTTTTGAGAGTGGTCGGCTGGTGCCCTTAACCGCGCCCAATCGAGATTTTAAACGGTACTTCTACTTTATTTTGCACCGTCAAAAATACCGCAGCGAAGGTATTTTGCGCTGGTTAGAACTCTGCGAACAAAGTTAA
- a CDS encoding ferredoxin--NADP reductase: protein MSNIVSERVTSVHHWNHTLFSFKTSRDPSFRFENGHFTMIGLKQGERNLMRAYSIVSANYEDELEFFSIKVADGPLTSKLQQIKVGDEVLVSRKPTGTLVADNLLPGKNLYLLSTGTGLAPFMSIIKDPEVYEKFEKIVLVHGVRYESELAYQDFIRNHLPQHEYFGDIVRDKLVYYPTVTREKFANQGRLTDLIRSGKLMADIGLPALNTDDDRFMICGSPSMLKDTCRMLNDAGFQETRGGNYGHFVIERAFVEH from the coding sequence ATGAGCAATATAGTTTCTGAACGGGTTACCAGCGTGCATCACTGGAATCACACATTATTTAGCTTTAAGACTAGCCGCGATCCGTCATTTCGCTTTGAAAACGGTCATTTCACGATGATCGGTTTAAAACAGGGTGAGCGCAATTTGATGCGTGCATACAGCATTGTGAGTGCGAATTATGAGGATGAACTGGAGTTCTTTAGTATTAAAGTGGCTGATGGCCCGTTAACGTCGAAATTGCAGCAGATCAAAGTGGGTGACGAGGTGCTGGTCAGCCGCAAGCCAACGGGTACCTTAGTGGCTGATAATTTGTTGCCTGGTAAAAATTTATACCTTCTGAGTACCGGTACTGGCTTGGCCCCTTTTATGAGTATTATTAAAGACCCAGAGGTCTACGAGAAGTTTGAAAAAATCGTACTGGTGCACGGGGTTCGTTATGAGAGTGAGCTGGCCTACCAAGACTTTATCCGCAACCACTTGCCACAACATGAGTACTTTGGCGATATTGTCCGTGATAAGTTGGTTTACTATCCCACGGTTACTCGCGAGAAGTTTGCTAATCAAGGACGTCTCACAGATTTGATTCGCAGCGGCAAGTTAATGGCGGATATTGGTTTGCCGGCGCTAAATACTGATGATGATCGCTTTATGATTTGTGGCAGCCCGAGTATGTTAAAAGATACTTGTCGCATGCTTAACGATGCAGGGTTTCAAGAGACCCGTGGCGGTAATTATGGTCACTTCGTTATTGAGCGAGCATTTGTCGAACATTGA